A section of the Xiphias gladius isolate SHS-SW01 ecotype Sanya breed wild chromosome 10, ASM1685928v1, whole genome shotgun sequence genome encodes:
- the mrpl33 gene encoding 39S ribosomal protein L33, mitochondrial, whose amino-acid sequence MFLTTVNLAKAKSKTILVQMVSAAGTGYFFNTKRNRLRDKLVLRKHDPLVNKHVLFFEKRKIRSI is encoded by the exons ATGTTTCTTACCACCGTAAATT TGGCCAAGGCAAAATCTAA GACCATTCTGGTGCAGATGGTGAGCGCTGCAGGGACAGGTTACTTCTTCAACACAAAGAGGAACCGTCTCAGAGACAAACTGGTGCTGCGCAAACATGATCCACTTG tGAACAAGCATGTCCTATTCTTTGAGAAGAGGAAGATcagatcaatttaa